The nucleotide sequence AACAAAATGTAGgttttaaaaaagaaagagaagtgaagggagggggaaaatgaaggaaataaaaatataagtttGCCataaagaacgaggaggagtaggaggaggaggaggaggaggaggaggaggaggaggaggaggaggaggaggaggaggagaaggacgggggtaataggaagagaaggagggagactgGCGATAGAGACAATGGCTGCCCAAAATGGATCGTAActttcaaaacaaaaatattgaaGTGGCAACGAGGTCtttgaggagtggtggtggtgacacacacacacacacacacacacacacacacacacacacacacacacacacacgtatatacacAAAATTCGCGATTGCTACTTTTCCTTTGGTTAAAATTCCACTGAAGGGgcttgagaaaaagaagaggggggaggaggaggaggaggaggaggaggaggaggaggaggaggaggagcaggagagaggaggaggaggaggaggaggaggaggaggaggaggaggaggaggaggaggaggaggaggaggaggaggaggaggaggagaaggagaaggaggaggaggaggaataaaccCATAATGGTATCGTGAGCGATTTTCCATAAATATCTACGGAGCTTCCCAGCCACATTCCACATGAGCTACACATACTTCCTCTTGcgcgtcttcttcctcctcctcctctactctatACACGTACTTACAAGACTTTCATTCATCGGactaaaacaaaaaagcaaaaaaaaaaaaaaaaaaaaaaaaaaaaaaaaggaaaaaaaaaaaaagaaaaaaaaaaaaaagcagacttCGGCAAGCTCCTTTACAGAAACCATGAACTTACACTCTCTTGAAAGTTACTTAAAAACACCTTATCCCTTAGCTTCTTGTGCAGTCGTGGGCAGAGTCGCGTCACTTCCATGTAATCTGTCTTTCCTTAACCTCAAGCCTGATATGGTGACGATCTCTCACAAAACATGGCGACTAACTGATTGCGAGCAGACCAAGGAACTTGacggtaaggaggaggaggaggaggaggaggaggaggaggaggaggaggaggaggaggaggaggaggaggaggaggaggaggaggaggaggaggaggaggaggaggaggaggaggaggagaagaagaagaagagaagaagaagaagaagaagaagaagaagaagaagaagaagaagaagaagaagaagaagaagaagaagaaggataacgCTCTATACAGTGGAAGTGAGCGAcgaatattactttttttttttttttttttttaccatgacCACTTTCCAGCACGCGTGACTCACCTGTGACTCTCTGCGTGACTCGGACCTTGCCGGACTTGAGAATGTAGAAGGAGTCCCCGCTGGTGCCCTGTCGGATGATGTAAGTTCCCGGGGCATAGAAATCCTGCAGGAGagtagagaaggaaataaggttAAGATCAGTATTAGAAAGTAATTAAGGAGATtgtgataaggaaagaaagaaaactctaAAATCTGATGTATTTATAGTTggctacacacgcacacacacgaatatACTGTGCACATGCAACAGTGCACCTAAGTACGCACATATACAtgcaagcacgcacacacaaagatacGCACGCATTCAtgaattttcacacacacacacacacacacacacacacacacacacacacacacacacacactctctctctctctctctctctctctctctctctctctctctctctctctctctctctctctctctctcggcaataTCCCCgtaacaaaagaagagagagagagagagagagagagagagagagagagagagagagagagagagagagagagagagagagagagagagagagagagagagcacactcCCACCCAGCAGACGACCTCGACCATCTTAGTAGCGTAACCGACCCAAAACAAAACTGTAGCTGTGCGGACCTCACCCCATATACCGCCTTTATCGGTGCCAGCGGCGTGCGAGGCGAGGTGGTGACGGCGGCATACGCACATAGACACTCATACTATCCTCCTCTAACACCAAAATGCCTTAGAGATACCTTGGTGGCTTGTACTATCGCTAAATCGCCGCCTGTGCCGTGCCTGACATAAATTCAATCATTATCTGCTCCTGCATTGCATCCTCGGAACGAAAGCGAAGATTAGATACTtgagataaggagaaggaggaagataaagcgGCGAGGACACTACGTATTGCTTCAGGGGCTTCGCTCGGTGACGGCTGATAAGACGGCGGTGGTAGCATGAAGTGATGGAGAGTGTGGGCGTGAAGGTAGGTGGGTGGTGGGCAATGGGTGGTGGGTGATGCGTGCGGATGTAGGTCagcgtgtgtgtgggcgggtggACTGATTgacaattaaataaacaaaagtaaaaggGAATAGAAAGTGAGGGTGTGCATGCATAAAAATCAATACGGTAAAAATATTTCCGGAATGTCAATACGGAGGTGGGTACACACACGCAAGCAGGCAAAGCAGAGGACAGGAATAGTGTGTGATGTGATACAATGTAACGTGTTTTGTACTTGTTTACCGccgagggaaggggagagtgtattaatgaataattattggtattactgtgtgtgtgtgtgtgtgtgtgtgtgtgtgtgtgtgtgtgtgtgtgtgtgtgtgtgtgtgtgtgtgtgtgtatgcagggaggggtgcgtgtgtgtggtgtcacGTAAGGAAATTAGAGACTGCCACCCTACCTTAGCCACTTAAGTTAATTAAATTAGCTGCAATTTAACTCAGTTAGAGGCGTTAACGGACagtgtacgcgcgcgcgcgagcgcacgcacgcacgcacacacacacacacacacacacacacacacacacacacacacacacacacacacacacacacacacacaggaaaaaaaattcaattttcGTCAAATATTGGCGTCCAACACTTGACACTTTTACGGTCTTCCCAACaacctttttcctcattccatctgcatattttttcccttatatttttcttcttctcatctttcccatccctatgctgctgctactcttactgttactacttattatgttattctgcttttcatttttcctttttctaccacttttccttctactttttttccttttccttgcatttttccttattttaaaatttcttgaacttttcttcgctctattctttatttcccttttcttattcttcctgtttctcctcctcctataaatctacctatttcttttcttattatccttcctctcccattttttattttcctcctgctATTATTCCcaatccttttcttataattctccctcgtcttcttcctacAATTATTCCTTCTTGtaaactattaccattattcttccttcttccttttcctatcttttcccactctttctcctattcttccttctaaACTATTACTAAcattttccttctatccttcttttcctagaTCTTCCTACCCttcatttttctatatttttccgctttttccaattcttcctttccctagatatttgtcctcctcctcctcctttccttaagcCTCCTTCAGCAGATCGTTACTCCCGCAGGCACGACCGAAGCCCCTtctggtggcggcggtggtggttgtggcggtagTGGCGGCGGGTCCTGGTGCCGTCAAAGCTTCCTCCCGGAACAACGAAAGGCTCTACTCCTCCCTGCACGAGCTGACAAATGTGCTGCGGGAGGGATTCAGCACCCTGGCGGAGGGGCTGCGGCAGGAGAGGACCAGCCGGGAGGACTTCACTCGCTTCCTGAAGGCGGAGGTAGTGGGGATTCGCAGAGGTAAGTGCTCTTGGTGGTCTTGTTAGTCAGGTGAGGGTATTTCTTTGTAGTTGTTTGTCGGGTGTAATATTTCCATGCTCAAGGTGTCGGGTAATCTTGCGTTGAGATGTAAGGATTAAGACATCTCTGAATCTGAACTCTTTTGAAAGGCCCtttactatttatttgtcttggaAGCGGTATttagtatttcttttatttatatctatctatctttttttatttagtcagTCCTTTTTTTACGTTTAAGAATAGAAAACAgtatcatgtatttttttttttaatcgccaGTATCAAGAGGAAAGCTTCACTGTAGGCTTAAAAGTGAACGCGTCGCctcatatttgtatatataaataactaCCTTATTTACGCATAATTATACACCTGTTTATATGATTATGAGTAGGtggaagatgaaagataaagaagacagACCAAACACTCATTCCTTTACGTTCTActactcctcatccttcttactTTCCGTCCTCCCGTGATCAGGTTTAGATTACTACATCGCCATCAAAGACGACTAACAGACCCCATCCCCGTCCTGGCAGCTGTGCAGGGCCTGTGTCGCGGTGTGCGGGTCCTGTCTGGTGGCAGCGATGAGGCGTGTCTGGACCGGGGCGGTGGGGGCGACGGAGCGATGCACAGCGCAGGTCATGGCGGGGAGCGAGGGGGCGGAGGGACGGAGCTGACATCTCTGGGAGGCAGCGGTCACTCTCATGTTAATGTTCAAGAAAAGACGCATTCTAGGGACCGCCAGCAGCAACAGACAGGTGAGAGCGGGATGGGTGATAGGGGGAGGCTAGGGAGACGTGACGCAATGATTGAAGGAAGGACGATGACGATAATGTA is from Scylla paramamosain isolate STU-SP2022 chromosome 9, ASM3559412v1, whole genome shotgun sequence and encodes:
- the LOC135103669 gene encoding uncharacterized protein LOC135103669 isoform X3, with product MESVGVKARPKPLLVAAVVVVAVVAAGPGAVKASSRNNERLYSSLHELTNVLREGFSTLAEGLRQERTSREDFTRFLKAEVVGIRRAVQGLCRGVRVLSGGSDEACLDRGGGGDGAMHSAGHGGERGGGGTELTSLGGSGHSHVNVQEKTHSRDRQQQQTAPPPPDPMSCPQPYRRFGNYCLTLLRERVNWEEARGRCHSFAQSLGAAGEGDLAVVEDMDTFKAFVAETDFREAPSGMALVGGSADGWGGAWVWVDGSLIKQLPWLYSQTGHEGTVLAVDRDGIFHTIIRRTALWPICQLK